In Pelorhabdus rhamnosifermentans, the genomic stretch TTTTTTTGGTCAGCGAATTTTTCACGTCCATTAATTTTTATCAGGGTCTTATTCTTCTTTTCTATACATTTTCTAATTTACAAAGCATACTACTTAATATACTACTATACCTTTTCATATCATCTTCACATATCCAATCAAGCCTGATTAAATTATCCTTTATATCCACCAAAATACTGATTAAATCCCTAATAAGTTGTTCTTTGCTAAGATATTTTTCAAGAGGTATTCTATTAATCATCTCTAATATTTCTCCATCAAACATATTACCTGCCAAAGGATTTTGCCTTATAAATTCTATTGCTTTATCTAACGCTATCTCCTCAATCAATATATCTTGTCTAAGCATAGTGCAGATATCATTTACATCTAATTCCCCAATACGTTTTTTTAACAAGGAGTTAAACCAGACCTCCAAACCATATTTAGGAGTAAATTCGTCATTATAATTAATAAAAAAATCTTTAATAGACAAACTATTATCTACCATTATTTTATTCCTCCATATGTTTTAAATAGCTCTTCAATTTTATTTATGTACATATTTGTTTTGTCTAATCCTCCTTGCAACAAAGTTCTTACATCACTTGTCAAATTTGGATTATTCAAAGAGCCCTGAAGGCCTCTTTGAACTCCTAGTAATCCACTGTACGTATCTTTCATTTCCTGAAGATGATTCCAAAAACCGTTGCCATCTGGCTTAGGAACTGGATTACCTTGTAAGTCTCTTAATGTACCTGAAAAATCCATGTCAGTTAAATGCTCTTCCAAATTAGCCAGTCTGCCTAAAGTTGTTTGCTGGGTCCTAGTTAGATTTACTATTACATTCTCTGCACCCTGTACAATCTTCACACCACCACTAGAACCCATAGCCATATCCTGGGTTTCTTTAAAAATTTGCATCTGCTTTTCCACTTCAGCGGCTAATTGCTGCGCATTAGCTGGATCGTCTGGATTTTTTCCCTGTGCTTTTAAACCCGTTTTCGCAAAATATAGAGCCATTGGATCTACTGGGTTAGGCATTTCGCTTTTCGGCTCGGATGTATTCTGTCCCGTTGTAGTAGTTGTATCCGTTGTATCCCCATCACTAGTCTGCTTTTTAGGTGCAGACCATACAGGATAACTTTTTCCATAAGCATATCTGACACCAGTTCCGTCTGAGTAATAATCTTCAATTATCCCATCTTTTTTGTACAGATAATCTCCCAAACCATCTAAATCTTTACGTGGATTATTAGCTTTGTCATACAATATACCAGTATCCCTATCCCACCATCCACCGTTATTTAATACGTCATTCGTTGTTTCTGGAGCAGGTGTTTGAACAACACTATTTATAGCATCTGCAGCTTTTTCTTTTACTGAATTAGCATCGTTACTAATTGTGGTTCCCATAGTTAGCTCTTCGCCTTGGTAAACTTTATCAGCTACCTGCCAATCAAAATAGCCTGGTCTTGCCCAAGAAGATTGTAACCGCTGCATATAAGTCGGCTGATCAATATAATTGTCCAGTCCTCCATAATTAGGATCTGCCACTATAACATTATGCTCATATCCATTTTCGTCTACAACTTTAACAAGGGTTTCTGAATTTATCATTCCAGGTTTAAATCCATAATGTTTACCGTTACTTGCAACCCAAAAATATTCTCCATCCTGTTTTACAATATCGTGAGCTTCTAAATTGTTCTTTGTTCCACTTGCAGCAACAGAAGCACCGGCTTGTACATTACCACCTAATATATTTGTTGCTGTAGCTCCAACAACCGCACTGGCCCATTGATGAAGAGCCGGGTCTTTAATCTTGATTAACTGTTGTTGAATAGCTTCATTCGCTCCTGCTCCTATTGCACCTGCTGCAAATCCACTTCCACCAAGGTCAGACGTGATTCCACCTACTAAAGCGTGAAGAGCGACTTTCATATTTCCGCCTTCATCCCAGTCTTTCATGATGGAATTGTACTGAGAATCATATGTGTTAGCATTATCATAAAGCTGTGACATCTTTAAATAGTTGCCTGACATTGCAGCTTTAGCTGCTTGTTCGCGGCAATCATTCGCCATATCTTTATAATTTTTAGCTTTCTCTTGATATTTAGCAGAAATATCATGAATCTGTTCATAAGCCAACTCGCCAAACAGTTTAGCCATTTCTTGCTTTTCTTGAACTGATTTCTTATCAAATATCTTCCCTAATGTATTTACTGCATTATTAGTATCACGACTTAATCCACTGATATCTTGATTTGGATTGCTCCGTATTTCAATCGTTCCAGGAGCTATAGCCGACTTCGTTGTACTGTCTGCTTTTCCTGATACAGGTACTCCGATATTAGGAGTTATTCCTCTTTCGTTTAGCTTAGCGTCTTTAGAAGTATCGATATTGATCCCAACGCTGCTTGCGCTGTAATCCGCCTTATTCTGTATATCCGAGTGTGTCAGCGTATCCGTAGAGATTTTATTCTTATCCGGCGTAGCATCACTGGCAATGACCGCACCCTTCAGGTCCGTATTCTTGCCGACTTGGATATCGAAGCCGTCTTTGCCTGCAAAGATGCCTGCCTGTTCGGTAACGCTATTATAATTGGAATCTGTTTTGCCTTTGCCTAGGGAACCCGTTACCCCGCCTGTGTGACCGCTGCTAATGCAGATTCCGCTGTTTTGGTTCTTCGCGTTGTAGTTATCAATATCCTGCAAACTGGTAATATTGAGGTTGCCGCCGATATTGGCTACGACTTTGTCACCATTTACTTGGGAACCGGTGATACTAGCATCTTTTCCGGACGTAAACGTTACGGTGCCGCTGGCATTGATGACGCTGCCTTCGTTGGTGATAACATTTTCGTTTTCATGGCCGCTTCCTTTGCTGCTATTGGCAAAGTAACCATTGCCAATATTTCCACCTACTGAACTAGACGAGGAACTTGTGGTGCTTGTCGTCTGCTCTTTGTTTTGAGCTGCATCAATATGGATATTATTCTTGGCATCAAGCGTCACATCGGCAGCATTAATTTTTGTTCCTTTCAGGTTCACATCGCCTGCCGTGGCGGTAATATTGACATCACCGCCTGCGTTGATGTTCGAAATATTCACAGTTTCTGTGTGAGTGGTCTGCTCAGATATGATTTTCGTACTGCCGAGACTGACACTGATGGATGGCCTAATATCCATATTTCTCCTTATGTCTTTTAGGTCTTCCACTGCTTTATAGTCATAGAGGGCTTTGAGACGATCATCCTGCACCTGGCCAGAACGCCGAATATCTCCCGCTGCATTGATAGCACTGGTAACGGCTCCGCCGCCTAATGAGACGGTCAGACCGCTTTGCTTGAATTCGTATTTGTACTGACTGTCATAGGTGTTCAGGGTATTATCAAGGGTTACGTCTTTGCCGATTATATTGAGGTCCTTGCCTGCAACAAAAGTAGTACCTGCACTGTCTACTTTGTTTCCTGCTGTTATGGAGACATTGCCATTTATGGAACCTACTGTACTGCCGATTTCAGCCAAGGTTTTCTCTTGTAAGTCACTCTTCTCACTTTTGCTACCGATGGTAAATCCAAGACCGCTACCAAAGATACCGGTTGTTTTGGTATAGGAGTAGTGTTCATCCTTACCTGTCTCTTTTGCACTAGTAATATTAATATTATTTGTAGCAGTAAGATTCACATCATTGGTTCCCACCACATTACTGCCCTGTACGGTTAGGTCGCTACCAGAATGAACAGTAACTGTATCACCGGAAATGGTACTACCTTTGACTTGATTGATTAAAGAATAATCACGCGTATCCGTTGTTGTGGAGGAAAGGATTCCGCTACTGCTCACCCGATCTTCTTTGCTGCTTTCATGACGCTCTGTTGTCTCTTTGACTGTGATATCTTTATCAGCAATAACCGTTACTTTTCCCTGTTCACTGCTTATACTACTGCCTTCAATGTTAACATTACCACCACTGACATTCGGGCTTGTCTGTTGGCCACCCTGTAATTGCCCAACTGCAATAGTAACATTGCTTCCTGCTTGCAGATTACTACCAATGGTAGTTTCATCGTAATTGCTGCGAGCATGATACTGTTTTTTATCGCCCGCCTGTTGATCATCACTATGGGTGTCTTTTACAGCATTAACGACTAAGTTACCTTGCGCAGCAATGGATAAATCACTTCCGGCGCCAACCTTTGTTCCAGTAAGGGTCATATCACCATTACTCGTCAATGCAACGTTGTTTCCTCCCTGAATAGTGCTTGTCACATTTGTTGTACTGCTACGCTCATAGCGTGAATCTGTTCCAAAATCAGTAGATCGACTTTCTGCTACCACTGTGCCTACTGTTAAATTGCGCCCTGCACTAACCGTTGTATTACCAATAGCTACAATATCGCCGCCACTCACCGAAACATCGCGACCCGCTACAACTGTCAAATCACCACTGGACTGTATGCTGGCTTTTTGTCCAACTACCGTATTAGTGCCATTCCAGGAATATCCTGTATGATCTTGCTCACCTGCTGAAATTTTACTTGTAGTCGTTTCATCTTTTATATCCCCTCCGGCAAATACAAGTACCTGTTTGCCGCTAATCGTACTACTTTGATTTAAAACATTGTTTGTGGCTACAAGACTCGTTACACCATTACTGGTAATTTGGCCATCATTCCGATTGGTAATGTTATTTCCTTGAATATGGGTACTTGAATTTCCAATAATAATACCACTATTATCTATATTACCTGACATCTGCATATCAATCTTATCTGCCGCGATGATGGCACCGCTTGTAGTAAGTTTCAGCGTATTTCCCTGACATAGATAAACTTGCGGCACGAGTACTTTTTGTGTCGTACCATCTGGCAATGTTACTTGTTGCTCAACCATCCAGACTAAATCTTTGGATAAATTAGCGATTTGAGCACTCGTCAACGCAACTCCCGGCACTAAATCAAGCGTTTTCGCTGCGGCTATTCCATTATCCATCAAGGCCTTAAATTCCGTGTCTGTATTATCGTAACCAGACAAATATTGGCGGCCTGTCAATTGATTAATTTGTTCATTAACCAACTTTTGTTCGTAAAATCCATCACCAAGACGTTTCTGCACTTTTGCAGGATCCAGGTTTAATAGATTCATCATATAGTCACTGGAAATAAAGTTACTATAGCTGGTAAAACGCGGATCAGTTTCTACCATATACTTAGCTGTAGGGTCGGTATGATTTTTATACAGCCCACTTTGCGGAATAGTCAATAAGGATTGATCATTGTTTCCTGCTACAGTAAAGTCAACAGTCTGTCCACTTGCCTTTTGCGCTATCGGAGCGGGAGTGGCATTAGCTGCCGTATTCATCGGTCCAGCTGTGATGGTTGTATTCGTTCCTGTTGGTGCTTCCGCTTGTTTTGTTACTGCCGTAATAGAAGTGCCGCTGGTATTGGCTATAGCACCAATTCCGGATGTCACGGGAGCTCCATTTCCTGTCAGCGTCAAATCCCCCGGCTGTTTGACCGCCACTCCAGTAACAGATGTCCCATTTTGTGATACGGAAATACCTGCCATCACTTGCGTATGATCGGCTTCGTCGCCAATAGTTACTGCTGCAGTAGTGGATGCAGTACCATTAGCAGTTGGTCGAACCTCAACAGTAGGTAAGCTTGTTGCTGAAATCGTTGTACTGGAAGGTGCCAAGGGATTAATGGTAGCACCAATTTGCGGCGCTTCCGTCCCGTCTGGGCGTTGTTGAATATTGATAACATTGGTTCCTGTCACGAAAATATTCTTCGCAGTAAACGTAGCAGGCAAACCACCATCACTATAAGTAATGGTTTTAAGCGGTCCATCATGCGTATATCCCCAAGTCCCGCCGGCCCCATAAGGGGCATAATAACGTGCGTCAATAACCGATATTGAAGTCCGTTGCAATCTATAACCCACATTCTGAAATGTCCCAATCGAACCTGTAACAGTATCACCGACAGCGACTGCACTGTACTGGTTAAGGAATTGTTGTCCAATATTCAAATTCAAATTCCGACCGACATTGATCCGCCCGATATTTGGTTTATTTGTGATATATTCTTGAGTCACAGTAGTGGTTGTGCTTCGATGGATCTCCTGAGCATCTGACGAACGATCTGTTGACACGGAGCGTACTGTATCTGGATTCAGATAGAATTTGGGATCGTAAGCCGGATAATATTCAATGTAGTAGTCGCCGTTGGCGTTCTGGGATACAGCACTGCAATAAGCAGTGGTTCGCCCGGCTATTTTGCCTTGATATGTAATCGGTCCATAAATATATTGGGGTGTATTCCAAGCATCATTTCCCCATCCATAAATGCGCGCAACTACTTTGTACGTAGATATATCGCTATCAGAAAAAACAATTTTTTTCTGACTTTGATCATAGGAAATAACATCCGCTTTAGGGACGGTCACGCATAATTTCCACGCTGTTGTCCCAAACGGGTTGGCATATCCCCCATGGCCCCATCCATTATCATAATTTGTACCTATTCCTATTTGATCAGTATCTGGATCCGTAATCGGCCCAATCCACGAAGAAATCCAGGGCTTTTGCTCTAATACTTGTGTGGACGAAGTAGTCGTGGTCCCCACTTGAACCTGATCGGCGTTGTTAGTAACCTGCTGCGCGGCCAAGTTTAGATTGTTCCCGGCTTCGATTGTTGCCGCAGTATTGGTAACCTGCTGTGTGCGATTGACAAGCAACCCATTGCCGTCTTGCTGGCCGCTGGCGGCAATATTGATATCACCAAGACTGATGATAGTAGAACCTGATTGATTGAGTAAGGAGTTTGCGACCCACAAGTTGACTGAGTTCGTTGCCCCTATTACAGCCGCTTGTCCCTGATTACTCAAGTTATTTGCGTTGACTGAGACGGTATTGCCAATGATCGTCCCAGTGTTCGTCATATCTTGGCTAGTGGTAGTAACCTGGTTTCCTTCGATTCGTCCAGCGTTTGTAATATCACCAGTAGCAGTAATATTAGTTTTGTTTGAATTGATCTCACTACCCGCCGCGTTCTTCATATTTACAGCATAAATAGAAAGAGCACCATTCGCTTGTAAATCACTTTGATTCGTAAAATCTCCGTTTACATTTAACGTAAAATCGCCTTGGACGGACATGGTGTTATTGGCATTATTAACGCTAGCCGCAGTAATAGCCAGATTGCCCTTACTGCCAATAACACCCGCTTGGTTGTTTAGGTTGTTAGTAACACCAATCATAAGAGAAGCCGTACTACCTGTATTAATGATTTTTCCGCCTGCATTCGTAAAGTTTTGTCCATTGAGTGTGAGTCCGTTAGCTGCTTGTATTATCCCCGCGGTATTGATTGCATCATTTTGTGTGGTAATCTTCAAGCTATCTCCCACATTAATGAATCCATTATTGCTGTTATCTATGTTTGCCTGGCTCTTGAGTACTGCCTGCTTTTGTGTGGCAATAACTCCTCCTTTATTCGTAACACTACCTGCTGTATTCAGTTCTAGTTCCCCGTTAGTAGCG encodes the following:
- a CDS encoding hemagglutinin repeat-containing protein, which produces MYVQSKRLSLTKRFAVWVLIFLLNCQPVLAATQVTADSSAAANKQPTVTKAPNGTTLVQIAAPNGAGVSHNLYQNIQVGADGVIFNNSFGIVNTQLAGYVPGNPHLSGGSAQIILNEVTGSLPSQLKGYMEVAGQRADLILANPNGIVGNGFGFINTNKAVLTTGIPIFGGSGSLDAFRVTGGQIAIQGKGLDASTTDRMDLISRAVSVNAGIWAKQLNMVTGANQVNYSDLSAPKITGDNSAPQVSLDVGQLGGMYAQKIYLVGTEKGVGINSTGTMSAQSGDITVTNTGKVLLSGNTTATGNIRITAGDNVVNQNTLYAQGNTNITTQGTLENYGVLTSGNNTNITANQVIATGTIGAGVQQDSTLGLSGDLSINANETLLARGQNIAAGNLIANGTAIDLVGSKSYAGGSTTLIATAGDIDNTGASLQANGKVAITASGAVHNDKDAAANAASIQAGLIQISADSISNLGSKMIQTGTDDTNLSAMNTFDNTGGKIATNASNLTIKGDAFNNTQGSIIHAGTGALNVHTNKDLTNTSGSIITKGKLGITTSLLDNSKGIITASGVISIDSQNDVNNQGGIVEAGQGLTMTAQGIANQNGSMISLDSSGLTIQAGQNLDNTSGTINGNGDVNLTVQSLSNQSGTIMAQGGAVVNADQYVDNTDGSLTANKDIAIKADSMNGGGKATAGQDITIAVSGNFHHLAGGEFQANRDVTIATDNFSSQGSILAGRSVTVNANSINNDIGAQLVSRAGLNIISTGDITNFGSLQGNGISVNGENITNAGTVVSGENTIITGKSIKSNGVLGAGMDSDGHVGTSGDLTITANGAVSATGKNLAGGNFTVAGTAIDQSGAITHVGGTVKITATNGDVDHTGASLQSKGAVIISATGAVKNDKNASGISGQISADNVTILAQDISNKGGSIQQIGSNATNLIATNSIDNTDGTIATNGVSLTLQGGTIINNQGTINHAGTDTLTLKTTGDLKNDGGILASNGQANIQAQNIDNTQGTISSVQQADIIAQNFSGGKVNAGQDLIVMLGGDLTNAPDGELKANRNLVIDAKGKITNQGTFAAVQNASISGSDITNAAGATTAANGTLDVTAIGNLVSFGQIKGSAVSVSGQNVDNSGTVMADTLTVQANTIHNGVGALINTTGNMDFGIAAHPTSSVANQGTIYAQGDANITTTGTLVNEGLLLSGKNTTVAAQTVSSSGTFGAGINSDGSVGTSGDLTITANGAVSATGKNLAGGNFTVAGTAIDQSGAITHVGGAAKITATNGDVDHTGASLQSKGAVMIRATGAVKNDKNASGTSGQISADNVTILAQDISNKGGSIQQIGSDATNLIATNSIDNTDGTIATNGVSLTLQGGTIINNQGTVNHAGTDTLTLKTTGDLKNAGGIFATNGKVSIQAQNVDNTQGTISSQQQVNMNAASLMNSQGTISSNNDAVSIAVQGELTNTQQGLIQANKGLNITAQSLNNQSGFIQNIDNSNLNLGISQDIQNQSGLIGGNGNVSVTGQSLANQGGEVVAKGSLTITAGQGVDNTKGTLFAKQDMNLNRNITNASMANLTNTNGSIQAGNSLTVQAAAVNNAGGILATNQDIQLTAQSLNGGKANAGRDLTIILSGDLTNAPDGVLKADRNLAIHTNGKITNQGSIAAVQNASVSGSDIINDTGATTAANGTLNITATGNLVNNGQLHGSAVSISGQNVHNTGTVLADTLTVKANTLSNGVGAFLNTTGDMDLGTASNPTGSVTNYGTVYAQGNANVATFGTLTNEGMILSGRNTTVAAQSIASIGTFGAGINSDGTIGIAGDLSITATGAIGTTGKNLAGGNLTITGTSVDQSSATTIVGGAAAITATNGDMNHTGASLRANGEVTVRATGEVQNNKDASGAAGQIEGKQIFIQANRISNQGGSILQTGLDVTNLTAADSVDNTGGIIASNGSALSIQANTVTNSQGQIQHLGTGSFTLAATGDLKNDGGTISSNGSSMTILANNIINTPSGISQGIQQAGTGSLTITATGNLDNTDGKIATNGELELNTAGSVTNKGGVIATQKQAVLKSQANIDNSNNGFINVGDSLKITTQNDAINTAGIIQAANGLTLNGQNFTNAGGKIINTGSTASLMIGVTNNLNNQAGVIGSKGNLAITAASVNNANNTMSVQGDFTLNVNGDFTNQSDLQANGALSIYAVNMKNAAGSEINSNKTNITATGDITNAGRIEGNQVTTTSQDMTNTGTIIGNTVSVNANNLSNQGQAAVIGATNSVNLWVANSLLNQSGSTIISLGDINIAASGQQDGNGLLVNRTQQVTNTAATIEAGNNLNLAAQQVTNNADQVQVGTTTTSSTQVLEQKPWISSWIGPITDPDTDQIGIGTNYDNGWGHGGYANPFGTTAWKLCVTVPKADVISYDQSQKKIVFSDSDISTYKVVARIYGWGNDAWNTPQYIYGPITYQGKIAGRTTAYCSAVSQNANGDYYIEYYPAYDPKFYLNPDTVRSVSTDRSSDAQEIHRSTTTTVTQEYITNKPNIGRINVGRNLNLNIGQQFLNQYSAVAVGDTVTGSIGTFQNVGYRLQRTSISVIDARYYAPYGAGGTWGYTHDGPLKTITYSDGGLPATFTAKNIFVTGTNVINIQQRPDGTEAPQIGATINPLAPSSTTISATSLPTVEVRPTANGTASTTAAVTIGDEADHTQVMAGISVSQNGTSVTGVAVKQPGDLTLTGNGAPVTSGIGAIANTSGTSITAVTKQAEAPTGTNTTITAGPMNTAANATPAPIAQKASGQTVDFTVAGNNDQSLLTIPQSGLYKNHTDPTAKYMVETDPRFTSYSNFISSDYMMNLLNLDPAKVQKRLGDGFYEQKLVNEQINQLTGRQYLSGYDNTDTEFKALMDNGIAAAKTLDLVPGVALTSAQIANLSKDLVWMVEQQVTLPDGTTQKVLVPQVYLCQGNTLKLTTSGAIIAADKIDMQMSGNIDNSGIIIGNSSTHIQGNNITNRNDGQITSNGVTSLVATNNVLNQSSTISGKQVLVFAGGDIKDETTTSKISAGEQDHTGYSWNGTNTVVGQKASIQSSGDLTVVAGRDVSVSGGDIVAIGNTTVSAGRNLTVGTVVAESRSTDFGTDSRYERSSTTNVTSTIQGGNNVALTSNGDMTLTGTKVGAGSDLSIAAQGNLVVNAVKDTHSDDQQAGDKKQYHARSNYDETTIGSNLQAGSNVTIAVGQLQGGQQTSPNVSGGNVNIEGSSISSEQGKVTVIADKDITVKETTERHESSKEDRVSSSGILSSTTTDTRDYSLINQVKGSTISGDTVTVHSGSDLTVQGSNVVGTNDVNLTATNNINITSAKETGKDEHYSYTKTTGIFGSGLGFTIGSKSEKSDLQEKTLAEIGSTVGSINGNVSITAGNKVDSAGTTFVAGKDLNIIGKDVTLDNTLNTYDSQYKYEFKQSGLTVSLGGGAVTSAINAAGDIRRSGQVQDDRLKALYDYKAVEDLKDIRRNMDIRPSISVSLGSTKIISEQTTHTETVNISNINAGGDVNITATAGDVNLKGTKINAADVTLDAKNNIHIDAAQNKEQTTSTTSSSSSSVGGNIGNGYFANSSKGSGHENENVITNEGSVINASGTVTFTSGKDASITGSQVNGDKVVANIGGNLNITSLQDIDNYNAKNQNSGICISSGHTGGVTGSLGKGKTDSNYNSVTEQAGIFAGKDGFDIQVGKNTDLKGAVIASDATPDKNKISTDTLTHSDIQNKADYSASSVGINIDTSKDAKLNERGITPNIGVPVSGKADSTTKSAIAPGTIEIRSNPNQDISGLSRDTNNAVNTLGKIFDKKSVQEKQEMAKLFGELAYEQIHDISAKYQEKAKNYKDMANDCREQAAKAAMSGNYLKMSQLYDNANTYDSQYNSIMKDWDEGGNMKVALHALVGGITSDLGGSGFAAGAIGAGANEAIQQQLIKIKDPALHQWASAVVGATATNILGGNVQAGASVAASGTKNNLEAHDIVKQDGEYFWVASNGKHYGFKPGMINSETLVKVVDENGYEHNVIVADPNYGGLDNYIDQPTYMQRLQSSWARPGYFDWQVADKVYQGEELTMGTTISNDANSVKEKAADAINSVVQTPAPETTNDVLNNGGWWDRDTGILYDKANNPRKDLDGLGDYLYKKDGIIEDYYSDGTGVRYAYGKSYPVWSAPKKQTSDGDTTDTTTTTGQNTSEPKSEMPNPVDPMALYFAKTGLKAQGKNPDDPANAQQLAAEVEKQMQIFKETQDMAMGSSGGVKIVQGAENVIVNLTRTQQTTLGRLANLEEHLTDMDFSGTLRDLQGNPVPKPDGNGFWNHLQEMKDTYSGLLGVQRGLQGSLNNPNLTSDVRTLLQGGLDKTNMYINKIEELFKTYGGIK
- a CDS encoding contact-dependent growth inhibition system immunity protein, whose amino-acid sequence is MVDNSLSIKDFFINYNDEFTPKYGLEVWFNSLLKKRIGELDVNDICTMLRQDILIEEIALDKAIEFIRQNPLAGNMFDGEILEMINRIPLEKYLSKEQLIRDLISILVDIKDNLIRLDWICEDDMKRYSSILSSMLCKLENV